In Bogoriella caseilytica, the genomic window CTGTACTCATATGTGGACCAGGCGGGCCGGGCGAGGCCGTCCCACTCCACGGTGGACTGGCCCTGACTATTGGGCGGAAGCTGTTCCATCGTGATGGTGCTGACCTCGCCCGCCTCGATGGCCTGGAAAAGGTCATCCAGGGGGCGGTGAGCGGGAGTTTGCGTCAGCTGCACCCCACCGGCAATCAGGGCCATGACAATCAGTGCTCGCACGAGGAGACCGAGGGGGCCGGACGGCGCAGCCGGTGGGGCATCGGGAGATCGAACTGCCGATGAGTGCTCCGTACCCAGCTGCCCCATGGATCGAGCCTACTGGCTTCCTGACGAGGAGTGTCCGCCTTCGCAAGAGCAATGATCGACTGTCACCGGGGATCGATGCCGTCGGCGAGTGTGTGCGCACAGCGCTCGTGCGAGACTCGCCCGGTGAACATCCGGCAGGCCACCCCAGCAGACGTCGAGCTCGCTGCGAGGCGTGAACCACCGGGTGCCGACATCGCGACCAGGCACTTTGCCCGGCAGCAGCGCGGTGAGGCGGTCTACCTCGTGGCGCGCGACCGCGAGGAGATCCTCGGTGGTGAGTTGCTGATCATTGACGGGAACGCCGCCGGGATTCCCGAGGCCCGGCTCCCGCTGCTGCGTCACCTGCATGTCGAGCCGGCTTACCGCAATCGCGGTGTGGGTGCGGCCCTGATGGCCGCGGCGGAGGAGGTGGCTCGCGAGCGGGGCTTCACTCGGGTCAGCCTGATCGTCGGGGTCGACAATCCACGCGCTCGCCAGCTCTACCTGCGGCTGGGTTACGTACCCACCGGCGAGCAACAAACTCAGACCTACACCTACGTGGACCAGGATGGTGTTGAACGTCAGGCCACTGAAACCGGTGACGTGATGGTCAAGGCGTTGTGACCTGAGACGTCCTGATACTGCGGCCGGTGTTTCTTGCGATCAACGCTCGTCGGTGGGGATGAACAAGTCCTCGACCCGGCAGGAGAAGATGCGCGCGAGGCGGAAAGCCAGGGCGAGGCGCGGCTCATACCGGCCCTTTTCGATGGAGATGATGGTTTGCCGGGAGACCTCGGCCAGACGTGCGAGCTCGTCCTGGGTGATGCCGTGCTGATTGCGTAGCTGTGCGAGCGTGTTCTCCACCTCGGCTCACGTCACTCGTTCGCGCAGGATCGCGTAGCGGATCCAGTACGCGAAGAGCAGCACGACGACCATGAGGTAGGAGATCGCTGCGCCCACGTAGAGGCCCTGGGTCAGCAGGTAGAGACCTAAACCCAGGGGTAGCACGAGTGCAAGGGAGAAGGTCCCGGCGGCGGACTGCTGCGCCAACTCGTGCTCGACGCTTTCGGGTTCAGCGGTGCGATTCGCCTTCTCCGCTTGCCGGCGCGTCAGGTGGGTACCGATCCCCGCACCGAAGACGAACACGGTGTAGAGCACCGTGATGAGCCACCCGTAAGTCTCGGGCAACGCATGGTCCAGCGCCCACACGGTAATCAGCGCTGCCAAGCAGCCGAGGGCAAGGTAGATCCAACGACGCACGTCCCACTCCGATGTCTAGGTACCTTGACGTCGAAGCTACGCACGGGTGGCCGATCACGTCAAGATTGCTTGACGTGCCGTGCGTGTTCCGTGACCTGGGCTCCAGTCACTGCTGGATCAATGTCTCACCTGGTACCATGTCTGGCATGGTAGCCAAGGGCGCGGTGCTCGCGAACCTCCGTCGGGGAGCGTTGGAGTACTGCATCTTGGCCTTACTTCGGCCTGGTCCTCGCTACGGCCTGGAGATCGCCCGCGAGCTAACGCGAGATGGTGTCTTGATGGGCGGAGAAGGCACCTTGTACCCGCTCCTCGCTCGGCTGCGGAAGTCCGGGCTGGTGGAGACCACCTGGCAGGAATCGACCACCGGCCCGCCGCGCCGCTACTACGCACTGACCAACGCTGGCCAGACAGCCCTTGCGACGTTCGTCGACACCTGGCGTGCGTTCAGCGATGCTGTTGATGCGGTGCTGGACCCGGACGAACCCTCATGATCCCCAATGAAGGAATCACGATGTCCACCGAGACCGTCTCGACATACCTCAACCAGGTGACCCGCATGCTGGGCGGCGTCGACCCCGCCTACCGCGCCGACGTGCTGGCCGGTGTGCACGATCATCTCGAGGCCGCGCTGGGTCCGGAACCGTGGCGAGAGCAGGAGGTTCGCCACGTACTGGATGACCTGGGTCCACCCGAGGAG contains:
- a CDS encoding PadR family transcriptional regulator, which gives rise to MSGMVAKGAVLANLRRGALEYCILALLRPGPRYGLEIARELTRDGVLMGGEGTLYPLLARLRKSGLVETTWQESTTGPPRRYYALTNAGQTALATFVDTWRAFSDAVDAVLDPDEPS
- a CDS encoding GNAT family N-acetyltransferase, translating into MNIRQATPADVELAARREPPGADIATRHFARQQRGEAVYLVARDREEILGGELLIIDGNAAGIPEARLPLLRHLHVEPAYRNRGVGAALMAAAEEVARERGFTRVSLIVGVDNPRARQLYLRLGYVPTGEQQTQTYTYVDQDGVERQATETGDVMVKAL
- a CDS encoding helix-turn-helix transcriptional regulator — translated: MENTLAQLRNQHGITQDELARLAEVSRQTIISIEKGRYEPRLALAFRLARIFSCRVEDLFIPTDER